TTGCTTAGAATGAACTGTTTGGTTCTTCTTCAGGCGCTTGAAGAATGAGGCCAGATTACAAGCGATTAACCTTTGGCGAGTCAACTACTACGATATCGTATTTGACACCAAAAAATCGTCGTCATTTCATTCGCCAAACATTGGGgtaagttgttatttttgttttctccatttTAAACTTACTTTCCGAATTCAGTATCCATATCTTGCTTTCAAAAGCGTGTCAATTTCTTccattttaacagatttttccTACTTCAAAGCAAAACAGCTATACTTGATTGAAAATGGCTACTTTCTAAAGATTTTTAAGTTTCGTTATTTTACCGGTCTAGGTAAGTATTTTTAGTTTCAAATATAAAGAAACAAGTAGTCGCATCCCGTTTAGGTGATCCCATGGCTGCCCATTcccagtttgttttttattgtatgtGTTCAACCCAAAACGAAGTAACATTTTCTTGTGATTCGCGTCCCCTTTCCGTTGAATTATTAAAGTCACAGTCGTTTAAAGACCATCTCTCGATCAGAAGCGGCACTTTCTCGGGAGGGCGTCAAACTGCGTCATCAAACTGCACCGACATACAACGATTCTGCAACTACGGTTTGTACAAGGTAAGCATTGATCGCAGTCGGGATCTAAACCAATTGTTTACAAGTTGCAGAAAGACATAACAtgggtaatgactcaaaataattatttttagcatgTTAGCATAACTTTGTGACGAgcatcggagagctgttgatagtaaacaacattgtgagaaacggcttcttctgaagtaacgtggtttttttttttttttagaaacagaTCAATTTTTACCCTACTATAAATCATCTGacatcaaacaaatttgtgcaacacagtgcgttttttatttcattactcTCAGCTCTTgcattttcgatgaccaattgggtccacattttcgcagatttgttatttttttgcatattatgttgtgatacacaaagtgagaataatTGTCTTCAACAATTACCAGAAAGGTGTCTGGTGCCTTCGAGCAAACCAGAAGATTTAAAAATATACCTACCTGATTAATGTTACCAGCCTAAATGACATttcacatgtaggcctaccatctaagactggtatcctgcccattCGTTAATAAGCAGCAATTTGTGAATTAATATTTGGTGCTTTGCAGCAGCTGTATCAATTTCATGCCACCACAGAATTCTGCACGCATAGTCACCATTGATGAGCTTCTGTGCTAGCTGTAAACAAAGACGGCTTTAATTGTAACAACCAAATTTGCCTTAATAAACCTGTAAAATACGCATATTATTATCTCAAGAGCGAATTTTTATATTTCCGTATTAAGCACCAAATTTCGCTTACATTATATATGCAGAGCTATTGAATTAGGCCCTCTGTGTAAGTTGATTATTGAGAGCAAGACCCAAGGGCATAGGTTGGTTTAAACTTGATGTCGAGTCGTTAGTGTCTATTACTGTGAACGATGAGCTTGGTCTGGGagagcacatcttttttgatgacagtttttggacttttgcccttccctggacggcctgtgcttgttttattgttttgctttttttgtccgaagaattaaaataaataaataaataaaaataaaaatacgcAGAGCGGAGGGCGGCGAAAAGAACCGCACAACAATTACcgagttgatttcaagactaagGTTGGTCTAGCGACTGTCTGGCAAGCTTTTGACTTAGGTCCCAATTACTGTCGCCTTTTATTTTGCCAACGCTATTCACTCAATCCGTAGCCAGCCTCTGTCGTTTCTACAGACATTTTCATGGTATGTGCAACCAGTGTGTCAAACCTGGTTCCTTCTATAGTATAAGGGTGTTTGAGCATGAAACAGTTTTTCTGCATATTTACGTTAACCTATACACTCGTGCtttactgggcccaatttcataaagctgctttagcaaaaaaatttgcttaagcaaaacaatacTTGCTTAGtcaaatcagattaccggccaagactcaactcaattgttatgctaagtaaacaaccgctaaataccagtcataaGCGATGTATATGGCATTAAATTTGGgctagtaacatgtgtaaaataagcgagctattttcgtgcttaagcagctctatgaaattggcccctgagaTGTAAAACAAAGCCATTCCAACAtgcacgtactgcatctctttggaactcgtGCTTTTTCCGCCCTCTTACAATTTAGACTGCTTTAAAAGGAATATCAATTCATGCCTTTAACTCCCCTCCGTTATTTCCATCTTAAATGtattcttcttgtagcccctaaCCAAGAGTGGCATCAGCCTTGGGGTAAATTAATATAGGCCAACATGAAAATAGCAATTTTCCCCTCACTCAGCAGATAACCAGATCATGTGAATATCACGCCGAGTTATACCATACTTGCCTTTGTACCAGTATGTGCGTAATTCCGGGTCCCGGTGGGCATTAtccattattttgaaaaaaattgctcaTAAATTGGTAAAAGGGAATTTTACTTGGATTTTGACAGGAAATCTGGGTTATACACAGACCCATAACTGGGTCAAGACAACTGGGACCCGGAATCGAGAAAATTCTGATCCAggaatttttctttttagagTGCACGAATTAACGTTAATCCTTTCCCGTGTGCTTTGGATCCTCACAAAGCAAACATTTAATGGATTGTGCAAGCCTCGCATGTACTCGAACATTGATACCCGAAAGTGGGCGAGTTTATTTCCTTTACTTGTTAAAGCAATGCTTCGAAAATTGGTTCATTtgtgtataatttgtttacttttcatcttgttgatgttttgttgtttttgtttgtttcatcagAGTATTTTTGTAGCGATTAAACAGGTGAACAAGAAGGCCATTACCCTGGAAAGAGACCTTTTGATCGAAATTTCAACGGTAATAAGTAGCACTcgttaaaatttaaacatctgTTTAGGGTTATAGCGTTAGGGTTAGGATATCTTAGGAGTCGTGTGCAGTGTGTACATCCGTGCACGTTCCAATTgtttttcatcaaagatggtggacAATGACGTCACTGTGCAATCCAGCTATAAGTTCATACTTTATTGCTATAATTTCTAAAGAAGCTGCATGTGTTACAAAACATGTTACGTCTGCATCCTTTTAAGGGAACCCTTAGAGGAATTGGACTGTATTCTACATAAATTTTGTCACATTCCAGTCATAGGAAGACTCCAAAAAGTATTAGTTTCAACTGAAACAAATAAGACGGCCTCAGTCAACAATAATATTGCATGACGTTAATGTTCCGACGTTTTGAACCTGCAGTCTTTCTCAAGAGTAAATGGCCGCTGAACACACAGATACAAGTATACGGTTTGTTAGGCCTTTGCAGTGACATGTGTCAATCTGTTTTAAAGTGTTTGTAACtgacgttttgatcagtgtgTTCTGATGGCCGAAACGTCCAGAAATCAGATACCACACGATTGTGTCACCCAAAAAACATACACctcttccaccatgcaaaacttCAAGTCGTATACAACGAAAGGTCTTGTTACAAATTGTTGAATTTATACCTTGGGTTATATTTGCTAATTCTTGAAACTGAGAGGTTGCATAatatatgtttttaatttacataGGCAAGGAACATGAAACATGAGAATATAAACTCGTTTATTGGCGCCTGCATCGATCAGCCCAATATCTGCATCCTGATGGAATACAGCAATAAAGGAAGTTTACAGGTATGTCGATCAAGACAGGGGTTTACCTTTAACTTTCTTGTTCACGCCCGCTGAGCGAGTCAACCAAAAGTTTGGGTCGCCAGTTTTTCACAAAGCTTACAAGTATTGATGCACATAATTCTCGAAGCGTCAAacgaaacaacaaaaacagcaacaacggAAGTGAAGTTCGCAGAGTTTTCTTTTGGAACGACCTTATCCCCTAATAAGTTCTGCACTTAATACTCTTTTCCTCAACAACCACTTTCTTGGTTTAATATTTGATGATCGTTTTTTAGAACTTCTGTGCAATGAAATCTTCGGTTCAACAATCGGTCGACGACGCATATAAGTCAATCATAATCACTCTACAGAAGTACGTACAGTGACGATGGACAATGTTATTTTTCGTCTGTGTGATTatgttacatacatcttcattcacagtgagttggGACTCGTATCGTGGCCAAACAACTTGACCtataaaaggtatcaaaaccctttgattataatacactttttttattttcatcaaaGGATGTTCTTGAAAATGATGACATCAAACTTGACGACAATTTCAAGCTGTCTTTTGCCATGGATATTTGTAAGGTATTGTTATGCTGATGTAATGATGgatttttcattaaacaaatatatttctATCCAAAACTCAAAGTTCCTTTACAGGATTGGTAGAGAAAAAACCCAACATATTTTAAGTCTAgtttgaaagcttactgattgtGAAGTTCATACTCATTTTCATAATGAGGTATATTATTCCCTTTGAAATAAAGTCATAATAATTCAAGAAAACTGTAACTGAATATGCATCAGCTGAATGAAATTCGTTTGTTACAACTAAAGTTATTAGGgaaaatgtgtttacatgctgacaattttgaatggttttggACTAATTTCCCCTGACTATACACATTGGATTAAGCCAAAATGTCTgcaggttttgttatttcatgtagtCTGtttatcacacaaaacatgaacactatCTATGGTTCTTATGTCATCTCCTCAAAACCTGTGTAATACCTGTTAAAACACCTTGACCTTTCCCAGGGTCTACAATACCTCAGTAGTACCTCACTGAAATCACACGGCAGGTTAAAATCCTCAAACTGCGTCATCGATAAGAGATGGGTGTGTAAATTGACTGACTACGGGTTCGCACTCTTTAAACAAGACCAAGACGAGACGGGTGACCTGGATCACGACATATATAAAGGTGCGTCAATAGTAGTCTATGATACTTTATTTGGTActtgtagcgccctctattgacttaTTCCAGAAAGAACAAAGAGCGTGTACACAATAACTTTGTTTTAGAGACTGAAACATTATTCACTCCTAtactttgtgcacaaaattgtaCAGACATACGGACCTAGCCAAATCTGAACACACCGATAGAGGGAGCCACCTGTTTTATAGAAGCAGGATCCCGATCCCGTCTTGCTGACAGCCTGTGGTTGGTCATGTAGTGCCAAAACACTAGAGCGATTTCGCAAGGCCCCTTGCTAATTTTGGCATTGTCAAAATGTTGCTTTAATTCTCTTGTTTAATTTGCCTGTCATCCTCAAACCCGTTTCACACTAGAGCAatttttagcaagggtcccttgctaaatttatGCATTGTTGTTCAAGTgtgctttttgtgaaatccacgccCGGTTGGTTTGAGAATATCACAATATTTTTCTTAATGACTTTTCTATCCTCGTCTTATGCAGCCTCGTTATGGACGGCACCGGAGCACCTCAGATGCCCGCCATCAAGTCCATACGGATCAATAGAGGGCGATATTTACTCATATGGGATCATACTTCAGGAGATAGTAATACGTGGGGGtcctttttgtacacaaaacttGGAAGCAAAAGGTTTGTATTTCTTTACCCGAAGGGTTGTTTTACCGTTAACTTTATTTAaaccaagtgttttttttttatttttcattattctatATGTTTTTCTATATGGTGGAGTCCCGCAGTTGACACTTTAATTTGGCCATAGACAATCGGGTAAAATCTCGGGCTGTGACTTTGCTCGCTTAATGACACGGCGCTCTATTCGTAGCAGCAACCGCAAAATTTAACAAGCCTATAAAATCTAAAGTTTTTTTTGCGTATGATTTGGTCTTTTCACAAACCGCCAATTAAAGAACCTTTCTTGAATCTTTAGAAATTGTGACTGCCGTCAAGATGGGTGCCAGACCACTATTCCGCCCCGTTGTCCCCAGAGATGCCTGCACGCCCAAAATGTTGGATTTAATGGAGATGTGCTGGCGGGAGAAACCCGATGATAGACCATCTTTGTCGCAGATTAAATCAGCAGTTACTAAACTGTCCGGTGGCAAGTGAGTTTTCCCGCAGTGTGTTAGTTTTATTCTTCCCAgtcacttttttttataaaacctttaaaGGTTATAAGCTCCTCTACACACAAACACTTTGATACAGAAATATAAGATCCGGAAGGACTAGATCTCGAAGAACAAGATCCCGAAGGATCCCGAAAGTCTAAACCCAAATTATAAGATCCTGAAAGACTTAATCCTAAACGACTGGATCCTGAAGGACGAGATCCCAAAGGACTAGAACCCGAAGGACTACATTAGATCCCGAATGACTTAATCCTTAAGGACTGTATCCTAAAGGACTATATCCTAAGGACTTGAGCGATCTTATGACTTGATCCTGAAGGACAAGATGATGAAAGACTAGATCCTGAAGTGCTGGATTCTGAAGAGCTAGAGCCTGAAAGACTAGATCCCAAAAGACTAGATCCCCCAAAAATATAGTCCCCAAAAGACTCGGTCCTGATGAAGGACTTGCTCTTGAACGACTAGATCTCGAAGGACTAACACCCGAAGGACTACATATGATCCCACAAGACTTAATCCTGAAAAACTAGATCCTGAAGGACAATACCCAAAAGGACTAGATCCTGATGAAGGACACGATCTTGATGAAAGACTAGATCTCGAAGGACTATATCCCATAAGACAAGAACCCAAAGGACTACATAGATCTCGAATGACTTAATCATGAAGGACTAGATCCTGAAGGACAATATCCTGAAGGACTTGATCCTTAGAACTTGATCCTGAAGGTCTAGATCCTGAAGGTCTAGATCCTGAAGGTCTAGATCCTGAAGGTCTAGATCCTGAAGGTCTAGATCCTGAAGGTCTAGATCCTGAAGGACTAGTTCCCAAAGGACAAGTATCTAATCAGACATCATTCAAGGTTgattttaacaaatattttaacacaaagtttttgttctctttttaatttaaaaatgcaaatgaaCAGAACGCAGAATCTTGTTGACAACATGATTGGGATGATGGAGAAATATGCTGACCATTTAGAGGAGCTCGTAAATGAAAGAACGACTCAGCTggaagaagaaaagaagaaaaccgACCAACTACTTCATCAGATGTTGCCAAGGTTCGCCTCGTTgtgtttatttcaaaatgtgttcACTTTATACAATACTTCACTTTAAAGACCTTGAAAGAATGTTTCAGTATTTTGACAACGGACAATGCTTAGTATCTCACTATACTAGTCATACAACGAGGGATAAACTAGCTGGTAGCAATCCCACAGTCTTCCAAATGGTTCAAAGATTATATTTCCCTGTTCCAGTGGCGGACCCGTGAATGTTTGTACACGTAGGGTCAGGTGTGTCGAACATTGTACAATTCAATGAGGAATTCCCAAGGGACAGAGGACCAGTGTATGATGTTAAAAAAAAGCGGGTAAACGACCTTGCCATGGCCACTCAAACTTTAAAGTATTCTCTCAGAAGTATGGGAAAATCCTTATTGGCCAGATGCTTGCTGGCTGTGTAACGCTCTACGGATTATTAAGATGAATGtagtgatttgttttgtaacaTCTCACCcctttagtttttcttttgcatTCATGACTGTTCTCTTTCGGCCTGATTCAGGACGGTAGCCGCTCAGTTGAAACGTGGCGATGTGGTCACCGCAGAACAGTATGAACAAGTTACCGTGTACTTTAGCGATATCGTTGGCTTCACCAGATTAGCCTCAGAGAGTACACCATTTCAGGTATTAATAACTAGTTTTTGTATTGCCtatttgcttgaaaaaaaaaaaattctcgaaAGAATTTTGACAAATCTTTAGTTATCAGACTTATTTATGTAACACAcgggtttacaatgtgctgcgGCGCAGATGACACAGCCAGAACTAACCGGGGCAAACTGGGTGCTTCACCGTACTAGAAGCGAAATCATAAATTGACTTTATAACATGTTTTTACCCACGCCGCATTGCAGCATAGTACGTGCGTTATGGATAGGccttggcccagtttcatattGAGCTGCGTAAGTAGAAGAAGTAGCCGACGagcgcaacaaaattatgcttaccagaatatggttaccaaccaaaataccatgtcatgtgtaccatctgtgactggtgtctTGCTTACTATTGCTCATTGGAAATATTGTATGACGAATAACAGTGTCTGGATGGTGTAGATTGATGATGTACGCAATTCCTGTCTATTATTAGGTTGTGGAACTACTTAGTGACTTGTACACTTTGTTTGATGATACAATTGACAACTACGATGTTTACAAGGTAAGATATTTGTACAATGAAGGCATTCAGATCGAAACGTCGAAACATTACATTTATACATCAAGCTATAGTCTAAGCCatctcaacatttttaaagaatttgctctagaatggcgggatgtgggttagaatcccaatCGCGTATATCAGGACTGAGGAAAACACCGAGTATAGCTTATCACAATCgtatttgtaattactaaatCTGTTAAACATCTGTATTTGATAATTAAACATCGGTGTGGGAAGCTACATTTCAATAAACTACTCAGATTAGGCTGTAAATATTGCTGTGCATAATTTTTAATCCATGCTAGATACATATTTTAAAACCGCTAttcttaaataatgtttttatctgtttgtttattgttaattaaTTTTGAGCGGTTTTGTTCTGTACTGTTTGAATCatggccagttttaatttccccagtgcACTGGGAAAACTGGTACACTGCAGTGTGGGATActaaagttcttatcttatcttatcttatcttatatatttctggtaatgaaaccaagggtGTATCCTATATAACTAATCACTGTAGAACGCAAGCATGAGGAAACAAATCAAGTGTGCTTGTTGTGTGAACCCAAAACACTGAGGTGTTCTTTGACGGGCACACCCCTACCAATCATACACAGAACCCACGACTTAATGTCCCATACggagaaacaaaacaataatgataaatattaattttggtttttacccatacaccgatgtttgtaagcactgtatactcagtactttcccgagtcctgtgaaaaaaatatcacaggaatgctactcaggtgggattcgaacccacgacccttgcaattttagagcagtgtcttaccaactagactaccgaggcgGCCGGTAGTTGGAGGTAGTTTAATGATAAAGTCTCATGCTCAAGGGAAACAAGTGCAGCGACAGATTATGTCCCTATGATGAAAATTAACATGGGTTGGACAAGgagggttcaaaagagggcgctatcagaaaacGTTTTTACACTGGGCGCGTTTGTTTAGCGaatcccttggtcgaccccggtgtgtggcgtttttttttgttttttttttttttttctaggacgaacgtgggtaattatctgcacacgttcgtcctggaaaaagaaaacgccacacaccggggtcgacccggggaagctaatcgaacgcgcCGAGAGTATGCTGTATGTCGGGACAGAGTCTCCGGGGACAACGGGCTCTCCTGGGGACAAAACCTCCTGCCacaccgggactcgaacccacactatgtTGATCAGAAAAACCAGAGTTTGTATTTATCTCTGCGTCATTGTTTAGGTGGAAACCATTGGTGACGCATACATGGTTGCGTCTGGCGTGCCTGAACGCAACGGTAGCAGACACGCTGCAGAAATCGGCGGTATGGCCTTAGATCTCCTCAGCTCAGTTAAATGCTTCAGAATGAGACATCGTCCGAGTGAGCAGCTGCAACTACGCTCCGGTATGCACACAGGTGGGTGTACATATTGCATCAATCATACTAAAAAGATGTCTGAATATTGTACAACCGCCATATTAACAAAATaccgcaatgcatcttgggaaacCGAACACGGTTAAACGATGAATACATTTGTTTAGGGTGAGTGCCTTGATGTAGGTAGTTTACATGTAGGTTCTAACTACGTCAGGTTTTACAATTGTGTACCGCATTGCTTCAAAATCAGTGGGCCATAGGGGTTGCTGGTGTCTCTTGGGCGAAATCTGTCCCCCAAGAGATTCCGTCCCCCATAAAGTTTTGGGAAATTTACATGGTGCAAGATTATTCAAAAGAGCGCGACGATACACAGTTCACTGGggaacagaatctccggggacggAAAGACTTGTCTCAAGTCCAAAGTCTgtgccatcgccagaaaactattgtttagTGATAGTCtgcgtccccccccccccccccacctgttccgcatgcgggacaggAACTTGACGATGCCTCAGTCGCATGATATGCAAATGTATTCACTTATGAGTATGAACTTGCTGCGTGATACGCGTTGTCCAAGTAAAATGCATTCAAACAGAAGACTCGctcatttgttatttttggggCTTAGTACTTCGATGAggattgaaatacatttttgttttaaatccaattaattataaaaagaAAGCACTGAATGTTCATTTAAATCTACGTTGTAACATACATTTGGGTCGGTTTTAATTTGCAGAATTTGAACTTTGGGAAGTGTAATTCCACGACTTATACTACCAACAACCCTTCTTGCTATTGAGtttgtattttaataatttggcGTCTGAATGACAAATACTGTTCGATGTTGTTTTTAAAGGTCCGGTGGTCGCTGGCGTTGTAGGACAAAAGATGCCTAGATTTTGTCTCTTCGGGGACACCGTAAATACTGCATCCCGCATGGAATCAAACGGATTAGGTAAGAATAGTTAAGTCTGAGAATTAGAAGCAAAtttttgtattgaaaataaGCGTAATTCACCACGGTACACTTTTGCTGATGTAATACCACTGAATGTTTCCACTTGTCCACGACcttttaattaattcaaaaGCATCTTATCGATTTCGGGGAAAATACAGCATTTGGGTTAGTTTGTATAtaaggttcatttttttttttttttttttttcgtcggTTTGGGATTTGGGTCGCTTTTTAGTTACAGTATGTAGACAATAATACTAATAGTCCGTAATGATATATATAATTTCTTTCAAGCATAACATTGTTCGTGAGAGGGTGAATGTTCTACCAGTTATTTCATTATGTATTTGCCAGaacaacaaatatataaagttttCTTACATTGTTTCTTATAGCTCTTCGGGTACACACCAGTTCATCCACGTACGCCGTCTTGAACCAAATGGGAGGCTTCAAACTGGAGCTACGCGGGGAGATCAAAGTCaaagtagggcgccctcacttaTTCTTACTTGATTGTTTGATTATTTTCATTTGCAGTTGTTTTACCAAACTCGTCTTTGCTAATTGTTCACTTTTCAGCTTAAAAAGACCACTCAATcaatttcaatttgaaaaaCCTTTTTTGCGTAAAAGGTTTCTCAGATTGGGtgttccaattacggattattcttctgTGGATTTTTGGcgttatctcaaaaacgcgcccactttttgaaatgaatacTTCCCTTTGAACGACGAGCACAAGTTGGAAGGAATTCGATTCATAGCtgcacaatgattttattaacGCCGCACAGACTCAATTAAACGATTGTTTGATTTTACCCTAACAACGATGTGTATAtttagcactgtacactttcCCGAGCTCTTTCTTGAGGTCTTTCCCGAGCTCTAtgcaaaatcacaggcatgtatATACgcggtgagattcgaacccacgacctttaccAACTATAGACCACTGAGATTTCCTGGTAGCTAGAGTCAGTTCGAGAATTTTGTCCGCATCAGGAGTAGACTGCCCTCAACAACCGTCTGAATCTTTTTACAGGGTAAAGATCCAATGATCACCTACTGGCTGACTGGCAAAGACAAATCCGACTTTGATCTACCGGACCTCCGCCTGGCCAGGAGTCCAATTGATGACACGTTTCAAATAGATGAACTTCCGGGTATTGTGACTTAGACTCACCCAATTGATGACACCAGGTCATGGGTCATTCCGAACTTCCGGGGAATCGCTTCATCAGCCGTAGATACGTAGAAGCAGACGTCGTTACGCAATTCTCTCCAGTTTTCACTCGACTCTGAAACAAGGCACTAACTTGATGCAAagaaaactatttttaaaatcttgCATGAGTCATTTTGTGAACTAATGTGTTTTATTAGATTGGTAACATTATAAACTAAAGCAATTCAAAATTGCTGCCACTCGTAGTCTATACAAagtgtgtgttttatttataCAACCGTACTCAGAATACTGCAATATTTTACAGCGCATTTCTTGATATCGAATGTTACACACTGCACGTGGATGCTGGCCGGACGCTTTGGTCCAAATGCAGCATTACCCCAATGTCTGGTCTGGCACCCTGCATATTTACACACATGCGTGTTTTTGTCGCGACGCTAAGTTAACCTGCGCCCTCTGTTGCC
The sequence above is a segment of the Asterias amurensis chromosome 12, ASM3211899v1 genome. Coding sequences within it:
- the LOC139945136 gene encoding atrial natriuretic peptide receptor 2-like, which translates into the protein MVSWGCSSIHLSSKDTYNTLARTVGPYNKMAPLFSKVMLHYGWTRAYIFTSSESVWQTASFSVKLNLEENGIFVAGFVTFNPGNENIHGRDSFSKLEIVKAAKDLSRIMLLFGYGADIRDLMLNAYDVGMTEGGYAFICVDILEDAYLSANTWMDGDGRDEEAIQAFNGILNVHIKTPEGDRYDTFAERVREQTGMEPFNRPMLKDEEVDVHAGTLYDAVVLYALGLHDVISEGGDEYDGAAIGVKMRNRHFLGIDNYVTIDGSGDRDPDFALQDFHDSRFEDFVHYDHITKELTFTPNFIPTWPGGETTPPKGEPDCGWDEEHCQSNTETIIIIISCCVFALAVVCSSVVTIFYRRLKNEARLQAINLWRVNYYDIVFDTKKSSSFHSPNIGSQSFKDHLSIRSGTFSGGRQTASSNCTDIQRFCNYGLYKSIFVAIKQVNKKAITLERDLLIEISTARNMKHENINSFIGACIDQPNICILMEYSNKGSLQDVLENDDIKLDDNFKLSFAMDICKGLQYLSSTSLKSHGRLKSSNCVIDKRWVCKLTDYGFALFKQDQDETGDLDHDIYKASLWTAPEHLRCPPSSPYGSIEGDIYSYGIILQEIVIRGGPFCTQNLEAKEIVTAVKMGARPLFRPVVPRDACTPKMLDLMEMCWREKPDDRPSLSQIKSAVTKLSQMNRTQNLVDNMIGMMEKYADHLEELVNERTTQLEEEKKKTDQLLHQMLPRTVAAQLKRGDVVTAEQYEQVTVYFSDIVGFTRLASESTPFQVVELLSDLYTLFDDTIDNYDVYKVETIGDAYMVASGVPERNGSRHAAEIGGMALDLLSSVKCFRMRHRPSEQLQLRSGMHTGPVVAGVVGQKMPRFCLFGDTVNTASRMESNGLALRVHTSSSTYAVLNQMGGFKLELRGEIKVKGKDPMITYWLTGKDKSDFDLPDLRLARSPIDDTFQIDELPGIVT